A window of the Arachis duranensis cultivar V14167 chromosome 5, aradu.V14167.gnm2.J7QH, whole genome shotgun sequence genome harbors these coding sequences:
- the LOC107490362 gene encoding uncharacterized protein LOC107490362, whose product MTSPKTIKEVQQLAGQIAALSRFLPAVANRSYHFFQTFSKGKKFTWTNECEKSFTELKQSLTSPPILQRPETANRNKVPEDRTIGTTLITTARRLRHYFQSHTIIVRTDQPLRQILTRPELAGRLIKWAIELSEFDIQYEPRKTLKSQVLANFISEMTNDTQHTEVSWSIHVDGASNKEGSGAGILLMEGNKVVAEQSLRFHFNASNNQAEYEALLTGLKLALQLQISRITVYCDSSLVVHQIKGEFQVKDPLLEKYWLITKELISKFNQFDIIHVNREQNTRADVLSKLATTRQAENTSTLSQLTLDKPSFEQGTILSIIQVPDWRTPFLDYINTGTMPKDEPNLPLFRRRASFYTVLGNTLYRRGHSQPLLKCISREEAEDVMAETHEGVCDNHIGGRALTTKILFGIPREIISDNGRQFTDHKLAVFLTNFHIKHHFSSVEHPQTNGQVESANRIILQGLRKKLGEAKGEWADLIPEILWSYNTSIQSATGETPFKLVYGAEALIPVEVSVPTLRTEFYDQSNNLQARTAELDIVEEERDISAIKQRARKQYLERRHNRKVVHRSFNNGDLVLRRTEEAQKSPAHGKLAANWEGPFRVLQNLGKGAYKLETLKGDQLPGTWNVSSLRGYQS is encoded by the exons ATGACAAGCCCAAAGACGATAAAAGAAGTCCAGCAACTAGCAGGACAAATAGCTGCCCTATCACGTTTCCTACCTGCGGTGGCAAACCGATCTTATCATTTCTTCCAGACATTCTCTAAAGGCAAGAAGTTCACCTGGACAAACGAATGTGAGAAATCTTTTACCGAACTCAAACAGAGCCTAACATCACCACCAATCCTCCAAAGACCAGAGACAG CCAACAGAAACAAGGTACCCGAAGATAGAACAATTGGCACTACACTAATCACCACGGCAAGAAGACTGCGGCACTACTTCCAGAGCCACACAATCATAGTACGAACAGACCAACCGCTAAGGCAGATATTAACTAGACCCGAGCTCGCCGGCAGATTAATAAAATGGGCGATCGAGCTCTCTGAGTTCGATATTCAGTACGAACCAAGGAAGACACTGAAGTCACAAGTGCTAGCTAACTTTATATCGGAAATGACTAACGACACACAACATACAGAGGTCAGTTGGAGCATTCATGTGGATGGAGCTTCAAACAAAGAAGGTAGTGGAGCAGGAATACTACTAATGGAAGGAAACAAGGTGGTGGCCGAGCAGTCACTAAGGTTCCACTTCAACGCAAGcaacaatcaggcagaatatgaggcCTTACTCACTGGACTGAAGCTCGCCCTACAACTACAAATATCCCGAATAACAGTTTACTGCGACTCTTCATTAGTGGTACATCAAATAAAGGGCGAATTCCAGGTAAAAGATCCCTTGTTAGAGAAATATTGGCTTATAACAAAAGAGCTTATCTCAAAATTCAACCAATTTGACATTATTCATGTAAACCGAGAACAAAACACCAGGGCCGATGTGTTATCTAAGTTAGCCACAACTCGGCAAGCCGAAAACACATCGACATTATCCCAGCTAACCCTTGACAAACCGAGTTTTGAGCAGGGTACAATTCTAAGTATTATACAGGTCCCAGATTGGCGAACACCTTTTCTCGACTACATCAACACAGGCACCATGCCAAAGGATGAGCCGAACTTACCACTGTTTCGAAGAAGAGCAAGCTTCTATACAGTGCTGGGAAACACTTTGTACAGACGAGGACACTCTCAACCACTCCTTAAATGCATCAGCAGGGAGGAGGCCGAGGATGTCATGGCCGAAACACATGAAGGAGTCTGTGACAACCATATTGGCGGCCGAGCTTTAACAACAAAGATTCT ATTCGGTATCCCAAGAGAGATAATCTCGGATAACGGGAGACAATTCACAGATCATAAGCTCGCCGTTTTTCTAACAAATTTTCACATCAAACATCACTTCAGCTCAGTAGAGCACCCACAAACTAACGGACAAGTTGAATCAGCTAACAGAATTATCTTGCAGGGATTAAGGAAAAAGCTCGGTGAAGCTAAAGGAGAGTGGGCCGATCTCATTCCAGAAATTCTATGGAGTTATAATACCAGCATTCAATCTGCCACAGGAGAGACTCCTTTCAAGCTGGTATATGGCGCAGAAGCACTTATTCCAGTAGAGGTCAGCGTCCCAACATTAAGGACCGAGTTCTATGATCAATCGAATAATCTACAAGCTCGGACAGCCGAGTTGGAtattgtagaagaagaaagagacaTTTCTGCCATAAAGCAACGAGCCAGAAAACAATACCTAGAGCGAAGACACAACAGAAAAGTAGTTCACAGGTCTTTCAACAATGGAGACCTCGTACTCAGACGCACAGAAGAAGCTCAGAAATCTCCGGCACATGGCAAATTAGCGGCAAACTGGGAAGGGCCTTTCCGAGTTCTTCAAAATCTCGGAAAGGGGGCTTACAAGCTAGAAACCCTTAAAGGAGATCAACTTCCAGGAACATGGAATGTCTCCTCCCTAAGGGGATATCAATCATAA
- the LOC107490363 gene encoding uncharacterized protein LOC107490363, with translation MADRENPQLSQDDLLARIAELQAEVRKIAELSTQNNGESSKGSAQGTTDPLNITPPKEKLTFDNPFSEEITNYQMPKNFTLPTALEPYKGFGDPRAHVKKFQSMMFFNGPNNEPVLCRAFPTYLDGAALLWFSKLSAGSISSFEDLARSFIDYFAASRIYVHGSDYLGTIKQGQHESLKDYMTRFADVTMEIQDLDPAVHLHALKAGLRPGKFWETIAITKPKTLEEFRETAAGQMEIEELREAQKSDKRPHRQEEERAFRSPSCRDIKKPSKLTPKYNTYTRFNTKKENIIRKILNAKIIKPPARAGSYQDQRFVDRTKHCAFHQKFGHTMDDCIVAKDLLERLACQGLLDKYVESRKGRRENSDREENK, from the coding sequence ATGGCCGACAGAGAGAATCCACAACTCTCACAGGATGACCTCCTGGCTCGAATCGCCGAGCTTCAGGCAGAAGTGCGAAAGATAGCCGAGCTATCAACCCAGAACAATGGAGAAAGCTCCAAAGGCTCGGCCCAAGGTACCACAGATCCTTTAAACATTACCCCGCCAAAAGAGAAGCTCACCTTCGACAACCCCTTCTCCGAGGAGATCACAAACTACCAAATGCCAAAGAACTTTACACTGCCCACTGCACTAGAACCATACAAGGGGTTCGGGGACCCCCGAGCCCACGTAAAGAAGTTCCAATCAATGATGTTCTTCAATGGTCCTAACAATGAGCCTGTCCTCTGCCGAGCATTCCCTACATACCTTGACGGCGCTGCATTGCTCTGGTTTTCTAAACTTTCTGCAGGTTCAATTTCCTCCTTTGAAGACCTAGCCAGGTCATTCATTGACTATTTTGCTGCATCAAGGATATACGTACATGGATCAGATTACCTCGGCACCATCAAGCAAGGCCAGCACGAGAGCTTGAAGGACTATATGACCAGATTCGCAGATGTCACTATGGAGATCCAGGACTTGGACCCGGCCGTCCACCTACACGCTCTAAAAGCCGGCCTCAGGCCCGGCAAATTCTGGGAGACCATCGCTATAACAAAGCCTAAGACACTAGAAGAGTTCCGGGAAACGGCGGCAGGTCAAATGGAGATTGAAGAACTCCGTGAGGCCCAAAAGTCAGACAAGCGACCACATCGGCAAGAGGAGGAAAGAGCTTTCAGATCACCAAGCTGTAGAGATATTAAGAAGCCTTCCAAGCTCACGCCAAAATACAACACATACACCAGATTCAACACCAAGAAAGAAAACATCATCAGAAAGATCCTCAATGCCAAAATCATAAAGCCACCAGCTCGAGCAGGGAGCTACCAGGACCAAAGGTTCGTGGACAGAACTAAACATTGCGCCTTCCACCAGAAGTTCGGCCACACCATGGACGACTGCATTGTCGCAAAAGATCTCCTAGAAAGGCTGGCATGCCAAGGACTCTTGGACAAATATGTCGAGAGCCGGAAGGGCAGAAGAGAAAACTCGGATAGGGAAGAGAACAAATAG